Proteins encoded within one genomic window of Carassius gibelio isolate Cgi1373 ecotype wild population from Czech Republic chromosome A4, carGib1.2-hapl.c, whole genome shotgun sequence:
- the LOC127972307 gene encoding uncharacterized protein LOC127972307: MSLQRRFQGMFANVRMDETAQPSIELPFGDMVYMLSALLDPSFCLFWLEQDVLTPDEVKSEVKKMMIDLLLVEAQKVTIPEGSSGEDEEEPAVPAKTPRLFSGYRKKSTKKNADHHTSCKDEVIRYIQVCSEEEVDCMDFWQKHAKVFPRLYLVSMKLLAVPATSAPVERVFSHGGLIMRPHRARLSAKTLSSLIFLKCNHSVA; the protein is encoded by the exons ATGTCACTCCAACGCCGTTTCCAGGGGATGTTTGCAAATGTCAGAATGGATGAAACAGCACAACCCTCCATAGAGCTTCCATTTGGAGATATGGTCTACATGTTGTCTGCACTACTAGACCCATCATTCTGCCTCTTTTGGCTAGAACAAGATGTCCTCACACCAGATGAAGTCAAGAGTGAGGTGAAGAAGATGATGATAG ACCTTCTCTTGGTTGAGGCTCAGAAAGTCACCATACCTGAGGGCAGCAGTGGAGAAGATGAGGAGGAGCCAGCAGTACCTGCTAAAACTCCACGTCTTTTCTCTGGCTACCGCAAGAAGAGTACCAAGAAAAATGCAGACCATCACACATCCTGCAAAGATGAGGTCATTCGCTATATCCAGGTGTGCTCTGAAGAAGAAGTTGACTGTATGGATTTCTGGCAAAAGCATGCAAAGGTCTTCCCAAGGCTTTATCTTGTGTCTATGAAACTGCTTGCAGTTCCTGCCACAAGTGCACCAGTGGAAAGGGTATTTAGTCATGGAGGCCTTATAATGCGCCCTCACCGAGCCAGACTTAGTGCAAAGACACTGTCAAGCTTGATCTTTTTGAAATGTAACCATTCTGTTGCTTAA